The nucleotide sequence cccgatggtcgacaatcaactcggattgtcaaaagtgggcggccgcgCAAAAGTCGGTGGACAAGATCAACCCGagtggcacaaatgaggatgatcgagtaagtggcatctcatatatgttcatcatacttgtttttggtgaccgaagtgctaacttgttttgtttttcttgtagtacaacattgcacaaaacttgttcaaagtagagacaaggacaaccaagaaggggaagatcaagaaaggcagGATCTTTACCTTtcctcattgctatgaagtgttaaaggatgatgagaaatggaagaagcgtgatggTTCGGAGGATTTGAATTTGAGCAACAAACAGAAGCGAGCAATTGAgatgaatgatgatgatgaggaggaggatgcatcaagtgatgacggcaagagaagccccacacccaactcggtttcatactcgaagccaaagcgaccggatgggtgcaagaaagacaaaaccgaaaagaagaagaagaaaggatatGATGaactcaaaaatgctatggaagctattgtgaaggaaAGGGTCGAAGCGAATGAGGTGAggaaatggcaaggaaccaagatgccgtggccgaggagaggaggttggcggccgaggagagaagggtggcggccgaggagagaagggtggcggccgaggagagaaagGTGACTTTGGAGGAGAGGAAACGAGGAGCGAGCtaagttgttggaatgggagaagcacttgttcttcatggacacatctaacctcaatgcggcgcaaaaggagtatgtcaatcttgcccaaCAAGAAGTCTTGATCCGAAAAAGAGCCTTGGTTCGTGCAATGGGTGGCgatggcctcggcgccatgggaggcatgggtggcttcggcgccatgggaggcggtggcctcggcgccatgggaggcatgggtggcctcggcgccatgggaggcggtggcctcggcgccatgggaggcattgGTGGCTTTGGaggcatgggaggcatgggtgcacctccggccgccatgggaggcatgggtggctttggagcaccctccgacgctatggccgccatgggaggcatgagttttgcttctctcatgggaggcatgggtgcacctccggccgccatgggtgcacctccggccgccatgggtgcacctccggccgccatgggaggcatggNNNNNNNNNNNNNNNNNNNNNNNNNNNNNNNNNNNNNNNNNNNNNNNNNNNNNNNNNNNNNNNNNNNNNNNNNNNNNNNNNNNNNNNNNNNNNNNNNNNNNNNNNNNNNNNNNNNNNNNNNNNNNNNNNNNNNNNNNNNNNNNNNNNNNNNNNNNNNNNNNNNNNNNNNNNNNNNNNNNNNNNNNNNNNNNNNNNNNNNNNNNNNNNNNNNNNNNNNNNNNNNNNNNNNNNNNNNNNNNNNNNNNNNNNNNNNNNNNNNNNNNNNNNNNNNNNNNNNNNNNNNNNNNNNNNNNNNNNNNNNNNNNNNNNNNNNNNNNNNNNNNNNNNNNNNNNNNNNNNNNNNNNNNNNNNNaatgggagaagcacttgttcttcatggacacatctaacctcaatgcggcgcaaaaggagtatgtcaatcttgcccaaCAAGAAGTCTTGATCCGAAAAAGAGCCTTGGTTCGTGCAATGGGTGGCgatggcctcggcgccatgggaggcatgggtggcttcggcgccatgggaggcggtggcctcggcgccatgggaggcatgggtggcctcggcgccatgggaggcggtggcctcggcgccatgggaggcattgGTGGCTTTGGaggcatgggaggcatgggtgcacctccggccgccatgggaggcatgggtggctttggagcaccctccgacgctatggccgccatgggaggcatgggtgcacctccggccgccatgggaggcatgggtggctttggagcaccctccgacgctatggccgccatgggaggcatgagttttgcttctctcatgggaggcatgggtgcacctccggccgccatgggtgcacctccggccgccatggcttCTCACACACATttccatgaagatgccgttgaagatcttgccaacaccgtcggagcttcacatGATGCGGTGTGTGATGCGGTGCGTGATGAGGATAGGGAGGAAGGTTCATCTTCAgaggcggaagaatcgtcttcggaagaggacgaagacgaagaagaggaagatgaagatgaagcttgatgtgtctttcatgtcttgaaattttagtttgcatttgaacttggttgaatgaacttgtgggcatgattttgatgaacttgtgggcatgaacttttattcatcaacttgtttgtgtcaaattttatATGTTCATTTTTGTCCAAAATATCCATATATGCAAAATGCCAggcgagtcgcgcgcgctgcattttagcgcgctgctggagcggcgcgcgcgctgcatttcagcgcggctgctggagccagcgcaggcGGGCGCGCAAAACCAGCCGCAGCGCGCGCGCTAACAGGTTTTTTGCGCACGGcgctttagcgcggctgttggagatgctcttatggcaACTTTTGCAGCCTCAACTTCAGAAGATGTGGCATCCCAATTGTCAAGAATCACGTGTACATCTTTCAGATATGGGAGGTGCTCAATACCTAAGTAGAATCCATAGGCCTTTGCCATTGATACAGAAAAACACAGCTGAAGCATCTCGAGCTTTGGCAGTGCCCCTTCCTCAAACAGAAGGGTCACTGCACCTTCACCAAAAGGTTCATAAAAGAACTCCTTCAAACATCGGCATCCTGTGCCTTTCAAAACTAGCCTGTCTTTATGGACCGTGTCAGTATAAAGTGTCAGAGAAAGTAATGCAGGCAGCTCTCCAAGTATGCCAAGAACCTCCTCTGTTATTACACTTAAATTAATGTTCAGGCATGCAAGCCTGGTGAGCGCTGGAGTAATCCACTTTGGCAGTTTTGATAAACTGTACGGGGATCCCATCTCAAATCTTTGGAGGCAAGATGGAAGAGGAGACCAGGAATCTAATAACTTGAATAGAGACGAATTACCACCATCTATCCGCATGGACTGCAGTTTGTGGCTGCCAAGCTTGCATAGTGAGGAATGAAACATCTCTGCATGAATCTTGTACTCTTGAGATTCTTCATCTTTCACCGTGAACCGTACATGGAGTACCTTCAAATTGATCAGGCTCCCTAGCTCCTTCACTGCACCTACTGAACTCATGGTAATATCAAAGCCTGAGATCTCCTTTAAGGTTGTCATATTCCCAATCCCAATTGGTATCTTCCATAAATGATTGCCACAGAGTAGATGTTGTAGTTTAGTGAGCTGAACAATTGTAGCTGGTAAGTGTTCGATTGATGTACCCCTTAAATCTAGCGTCTCTAGATCATGTAGCATCACAATTCCAGATGGTAGCTCCGATATGTCCGTTCTTCTAAAGCTTAGGTACTTTAGCTGGAACAGGTTTTCTATACCATCCATATCATACTCCGTCAGGCCTCGACAACCTCCAAAATCTAGTACATGTAAAGCTTCAAACTTAGCAAGACTAGGCAAGTGCTTGATGCATCCTAATGATGTTTTTATAAGAGATCGGACATGCCTTAGATCTTTCTTTGACAATTCAGATGCAAGCTCCTGGTCAATGTCCTGGATCGATAATCGTCGAACAGAACATTGAGAACTTTCCCAAACAGTTTGACTGCCGTTCACCACAGTGATGAAATTTTCTTCAATGGATTTTGAAATGATAAGTTCAAGCATCATGTCATGAACTCGACAGGCATGAACCATCCCATCATAACCAATGTCCACTGGTTGGACAAGGCTTTTATTGATAAGCTCGTAAAAATAACTTTCTGCAACCTCTTGATAGCTCCTCCCACGCTCTTCAGAAATAAAGCCTTCCGCAATCCATTGCCTCGCCAACCTTTCTCTGTCAATCAGATAATCCTCGGGGAAATTACTTAAGTGCAACAAGACAGTCTTGAGGTTTGGTGGAAGATCATTATAGCTCAAGGATAGTATGTTCTTCATTCCTTCTAGACTTTGGCTTCCGTTCAAGTCAGAACCAATTGATCTTTTTACCTTCTCCCACTCTTCTTTGACACGTGGTCTGTTTGCTAGTAAACCAGAAATACTGATAATTGCCAATGGTAGGCCTCCACACTTCTTCAAGATAGCTTTTGAAACTTCAATAAGCATATAAGGGCAGCGCTCTTCTGAACCAAAAATTCTGTTAAAAAATAGTCTTTCAGAGTGGATGTCACTTAGAGGTTTCATTTGATAGATCTGGTCATCACGAGCAGGACAACAAAAACTTGCTACTTCCAATATGCGTGTTGTAGTTATAATTCTGCTTGAAGAATTAATCTCTGGAAAAGCACAATTGATTGCTTTCCATGCTAATGTAGACCATATATCATCAATGATGACAAGATACCTAAGACAGGGGAGGAGTATAAATCAATTAGGATATAGATATAATTGCATCCATGAAAAAATTAACTAGAATAATGATATTTGCACATAACACAAATTTCGTAGAAAATAATTAGCAACAACATATATTACCTTTTATCTTGTAATAGTTCTCTTAGCTTTCCAATGGATTTCTTTTCATCCCAGCTCTCCATATCTTTTGTGAATTCATCCTTGCGAGACACCTGCGAGATCAAATCATTGATGATTTTCTTTGTATCTGGCTTTTGTGAGACCGACACAATAGCATGACAATCAAAATGCCCCTGAATCTTGCGATAGACTTCATTCGCCAATGTTGTCTTTCCCAATCCACCGAATCCAACAATAGACAGCACCCTGCGATGATGTTTGTTTTCTTCTTCCAGCATCCACTTGGCAAGATCATCTCTTGGACCGTCAATGCCAACAAGGTGTGCCTCCTCCGCAAAAAGAGCGGCCAACCTGGGATCCACGGTTGCATGGCCCTGGGTGCTAGAAGCAGTATCATCCAGCTTGTAACTAGTCTTGAGCTCTTTCACTTCCTTGATACGAAGCTTCAGGTCGTCGATTTGGCTGGCGATCCCATGCCGAGCTCCAAGCGTCTTCAGACGCCGAGCAGTCTTGCGGAAGTACTCCTTGAAGCCGCCATCATGACTCTCACCGTTGCCGAGGTGGCGAATGAACTTGTCGAAAAGATCCTCGGTATCATAGGCCAACTCCCTCACCAGCGATACCCATTGCTTCACCTGGTGATCAGGGTCCTCTAGCATGGCGTATCTCTGTAGAGCAGCATGCATGCTGGTAAACTCTGTCCGGAGGGAGCGGATCTCGCGGCGGACCCTTTTGAGGCGGCCGCACTCATTGGCGAGCAAATCGGCGAGCTTCCCCAGCAGAGGACCCAGCGCGCCGAGTGCGGCGGTCACCACAGGCGCCATCGGTCCCcttactctgctcctggcgaggttggCTCACGTCATGGCTCAATCTTTCCGGAGAAGCTTGGGGCGCCACTAATCAAACGGCTGCAGCACGGATCGAGCAAATCGAGCATCAGCAAATCGAATCAAGCAAAAGATCAGCAGAATGGATCAACGCAAAGACTTGAGCAGAACGAACCAATGAAGCAAAACATGAGATGCACAAAACTTACTCCCGGCGCAATGTCCAGCTAGCCTAATCACGGCGTAATGCCGGCGCACGCCAAGCTCGATGCAGCGGCGAGAGAGATCGATCGGGCGCGGCAACGAGATCCGCGAGCCGGCAGGTGAAggagatccgccgccgccacggaGTGGAGACTGGAGAGTGGAAACCTAGCTAATGGGGTGGGGTGGGATCTCTTGATGGATGCTTATCGGCTGCCATGGGCTCTTGATTGGCCCATCGCTGTAGAACTGAGCGAGTTTCCGAGCAATTGCAGAACTGTAGATGCTGAATGATTGATGGGGGCTCTCTTTCTGAACTTGCGAATGATTGAATGATTAACCCGTCGCTGCGGATGGGAGCCCACGCCGTCATGAAAGTGGGTGGCGAAACTGGCCGTGGAGGAAAGGCCAGTGGAAAGAGCGGCCGCGGACGAAAAGCTTCATCTCtgttagaagggatagagggaTTTGGTGAAATAGTGTTGTATTGTTTAGccttgtgggcatatatataggagtacaatgatcaacttggagtacaagacaagccagaactaATCCTAGTCTATCTAGTCTctcctaataatcaatatactcaacaccccctcGCAGTCACAATGggagcgacgcagacggtgagactggagaagaatccgaaggcaagccgacggaccccccctccccacagtcgtaacggtcgatgcatcacgGAGTTGTGGTTGGAGggaaaaccgacgaggttgctcaagcaggcggtagccctttgtgccgtttgtcgaggtaaccgagagcgtgtgtggtggagccgtggtcgaggtagtcgtGCGAAGAATgttgtggtcgatgtcgagtcggggtagccggtgtcgaggaagtcgccatgGAGCCACGAGcacaaggaggcgccgagttagtcgtgGGTGCAGTGGtatcgaagtagtggtgcgccaggacggagatgatgttgacgacgcgtcgcgccggggttgccaacCCTGGGAACACATCGTAGACGAAcgcacgcgtcggtgttgccagcaccgggcatgcgtagacggacgaagacgaagttgacgaagcgccgcgccAGGCTTGCTAGGCCCGTGGACACGTCATGGAtgaaggcacgcggcggtgttgccagcaccgggcatgcatagactgggacctgcacaagctgtacgccatgtcgaagaagtcggagaggccagcagagaaggactcgatgaCGGTTGCGacgccaatcggcgcggggccaatgtcacatgcggttgtcggagtagatgaagcggtcggggtagatgacggcgacattggcgacgggctggtgctggatgaagacgaacgaggtggacgggcggcggcggcggctacggggatagcggcggcggcagccgaagaagatcggcggcggcggcctgacggcggcagCGACAGCTAGGTTATGAGCGCGCGGTGATGCTCGAAGTAGGcaaagaaccctgacagcgtgacgaagaccggcgcggatggTGGTGTTCCCGCGCCAAAGGAGGTGGTGCGGTGCATGCCATAGGAAGTCGACGAGCGGGGATAATGGTGGACCGctggccgcggcgctacggcccgaaggggcgacgcagcggcggagGGCAGGTCGGGGCAACGACGGAAGACCTCGGGA is from Triticum aestivum cultivar Chinese Spring chromosome 1B, IWGSC CS RefSeq v2.1, whole genome shotgun sequence and encodes:
- the LOC123104965 gene encoding disease resistance protein RGA5 translates to MAPVVTAALGALGPLLGKLADLLANECGRLKRVRREIRSLRTEFTSMHAALQRYAMLEDPDHQVKQWVSLVRELAYDTEDLFDKFIRHLGNGESHDGGFKEYFRKTARRLKTLGARHGIASQIDDLKLRIKEVKELKTSYKLDDTASSTQGHATVDPRLAALFAEEAHLVGIDGPRDDLAKWMLEEENKHHRRVLSIVGFGGLGKTTLANEVYRKIQGHFDCHAIVSVSQKPDTKKIINDLISQVSRKDEFTKDMESWDEKKSIGKLRELLQDKRYLVIIDDIWSTLAWKAINCAFPEINSSSRIITTTRILEVASFCCPARDDQIYQMKPLSDIHSERLFFNRIFGSEERCPYMLIEVSKAILKKCGGLPLAIISISGLLANRPRVKEEWEKVKRSIGSDLNGSQSLEGMKNILSLSYNDLPPNLKTVLLHLSNFPEDYLIDRERLARQWIAEGFISEERGRSYQEVAESYFYELINKSLVQPVDIGYDGMVHACRVHDMMLELIISKSIEENFITVVNGSQTVWESSQCSVRRLSIQDIDQELASELSKKDLRHVRSLIKTSLGCIKHLPSLAKFEALHVLDFGGCRGLTEYDMDGIENLFQLKYLSFRRTDISELPSGIVMLHDLETLDLRGTSIEHLPATIVQLTKLQHLLCGNHLWKIPIGIGNMTTLKEISGFDITMSSVGAVKELGSLINLKVLHVRFTVKDEESQEYKIHAEMFHSSLCKLGSHKLQSMRIDGGNSSLFKLLDSWSPLPSCLQRFEMGSPYSLSKLPKWITPALTRLACLNINLSVITEEVLGILGELPALLSLTLYTDTVHKDRLVLKGTGCRCLKEFFYEPFGEGAVTLLFEEGALPKLEMLQLCFSVSMAKAYGFYLGIEHLPYLKDVHVILDNWDATSSEVEAAKVAIRASPTAALKRRAQKTC